In the genome of Hevea brasiliensis isolate MT/VB/25A 57/8 chromosome 14, ASM3005281v1, whole genome shotgun sequence, the window CAACTTCAACCGGAAAATTGAAGATGGTGGAGGAGTTGGTCAAGTTGTTGACTGAAGAAGAGTTGAAAGTAACTGACAACCTTGGTGGTACAGCTCTTTTACTGGCTGCTGCTACTGGAGCCACAAGAATTGCAGAATGCATGATAAAAAAGAACAGTGAGTTGGTTAGCATTCCCGGAAAAGATCACCACCTCCCAGTCATAATGGCATGTACCTCCCGCCATAAGGATATGGCCAGATATCTATACTCCATCACTCCATTTGAAATGCTTCGTCCAGAAAATGGAATATATGGATCTTTGCTTCTTTATGCGTCTATTCCTAGTAAAATGTTTGGTAATAGACTGACATCACTAGTCATTTCCAAGCTTGCAAAAACAAggattttatctatttattttgactgattttttttgtttctttttgatAATGCTAAAAATACAAGACATTTCACTAGATCTTCTCCAGAGATGCCCACACTTAGCTACTACATCAAGCCATCTGGGAATCACACCTCTGATTCAATTATGTGGTCAGAGTGATTTATTCCCCAGTAGTGTCCGATTTGTCTTCTGGAAACGATGGATCTATTCTTGTTAGTACCTCTTCCTCTCTccctttttttaatttcttttgttttatctTAAAAAATGGTGTTCCTAGTAGAATAATTTCACATGGAAAAGAAAGAAGTGAAGTTAATAACTCTTTATATTGTTAAAATCTTCAATAACATTAAAGATTTCATTAAGGTATCAATTAGCTTTAATTCAATAGTGCTGGAGTTGCATCAAAGACTGTTTAAAATTAACATTAGATTGAAGAGAAACTGTTGTGTTATTTAATACAAGTTCATTGTATTCATCATAGGCATTCAGGTGCAACTACCCGTTGCCCAGCATACTGATGTTCGAATATCGATTCCACAAGATGGCCACACGCAGCCTGAGAGCATTTTAGTACGAGGTATGCTTCTCAGTTCTCACACACACTATGCAAAGAGATACTCAACATATATCATATTTGATCCCAAGCCATCTTAAACTAAATACTTTGTTTGTTGGACCCTTTTCTTTTTGTATgtttataaaaatgaaaataatggggAGATAATCCAGGCACCTTCATTTGGATCATTTTTATAATTTACCATTCTGGATTGTTTAAGTAAGCTAAATTGACTTAATTTTTCAGGGCTAGGTCCATTGCGAAGATTTGGTTCAAATTTACTTCAATTGTTTGGTACAaccctcattttttttttttaaaatttttttaatttttcttattttatgttCCTTGAATTTTTAAAGGTTTTTAAAGCTTCTCATCAGCAGTAGCACTTGTTAATGTAGGAATAAAGCAGATTTATGATTCAAAGTTGACCCACGCCTATGCTCTTGAACTTTTACATTGGATGTGCAAACACATAGCCACTATAGATGACACAAAACTTCAGCAAAGTGGAGTATACGATGCATTCTTTGGAGCTATCAAATTTGGGACCATTGAAGTCGTTATTGAGATGCTCAAAGCCAATCCCAGTCTTTTAACTGTTTCAAACCCCAAACGCAGAGGCATCCTTCAGTATGCTGTTAAACATCGGCAAGAAAAAATTTTTAGCCTTATATACGCGCTTGAGACAAGAAAGCACTTGCTGATCTCTTTAACTGATTATAATCAAAACAACATTTTACACACTGCAGCGAAGTTAGCACCTCCTGATCGACTTGCAAGCATTTCAGGTGCAGCTTTGCAGATGCAAAGAGAGCTACAGTGGTACAAGGTGATCTCTACTTACATTAAATATTATAGGGGAAAAAAATGCTCTTATCATCtgctcatcatcatcatcttcttcttcttttaattttctatttcatATCTGAATTGCACAAATGTCAAAaggaattttctttttttctggTACTAATACAAATTGTTTCAGGAATTTTAGTGACACAAATTCATGCCTAATTTAGCTAGTAGGGATTTATTTTCTTAATGGATGGCAACCAACTTAGTATTTTGAAAACATTTCACTCATATTCATGCCTCAATGATTTTCATGCAGGAAGTGGAAAGTATTGTGGATCCTTCATTTCAAGAAAATGTCAACATGCTCCTTGAAACACCTAAGGATATATTTTCTAATCAACACAAGCAGTTAGTGAGTGATGGAGAGAAATGGATGAAGGAGACAGCAACATCTTGCACAGTTGTAGGCGCTCTTATCATTACTATTATGTTTACAGCAGCATTCACTGTTCCTGGTGGTAACTTTCAAGATACGGGCTTTCCAATATTCTTACATAGAAAatcatttatgacttttataataTCCGATGCAATTTCACTCTTTGCTTCCTCAACATCAGTATTGATGTTCTTAGGAATCCTTACGTCTCGGTATGCAGAGGATGACTTCCTCAAGTCCTTGCCCACTAAGTTAATTATTGGTCTTTCCACCCTTTTCATTTCAATTGCAACCATGATGGTAGCATTTTGTGCTACTCTTATAATAATGTTTCAGGGAGAGCTAAAACTTGTAATTCCAATCACTTTACTAGCTAGTATTCCTGTCACCCTTTTCATACTGCTGCAATTTCCTCTTCTTGTTGAGATATTTGTATCCACGTACGGACCAGGCATCTTTGATAAAAGCATGAACTATTGGTACTGAGCATACCACACAAGGAAGTGATACCCTCTTCAACTTTTTGTGGGTTAGGAAAGCAGTAATGGCTTTCACTAttgaaatctctctctctctctcacttcacTTCATCCTAGTACCATTGCCTTGTTGTACTTTGTGACCATAATAATTGTtcgaataaaaatatattttgtcATATTGCTTTGGAAAGTGAATAGCTCTTAAGGTGTGATTTGAACTAATATATTTGGGTTGATTTGATCATTATTAGACTGTGTACGAGTGGGGTCCCCCACTTAAAGGATTATTGTAATTCACTATATATGCAATATATTGTGTGTGAATATTCCCCACAGTGAGTATTTATCAACCCAAAATATCACATTTTGGCAAATGCATAGCATGAAACTTGAATGATTATCAATTTCTCATAGCTCTTATGTGATAACTATTCTTCATTTGCTGACATTGGAACGAGTATAATATATCTCTTGTATTGTATTGTTTGCCATCCACTGAAGCATGGTAGACTTCCATATTACCGAAAGGGGGAAATACAATAAATTGTATTGTATTGTTGCACGCGCATCAAGCATTCTACTTGTGCAATCATCCATTTGAAGATTTTTTGGTGACAAAAACTGTCCCGATAGTCTCAAATTGAAGGTATCGATGTGTAAAGCATGTTGGCGGCCTCAAACTTTGGATAGGCTTAGCCATTGGTTGGAATATCATTGCAAAGGTCTAAAGGTCCAAAAGTTTTAGAGCTTGATTAAAAAACTTGTTCTTGCAAGGTCGGTCTTGAGTCAAAGCTTATGAGGAGAGGAGTCTTTTAAGCCAAAGAACTCCAGTAACCATCGCCAAAGGAAAGAGATCAAGCTAAAAGAAGGTGGTGAGGTGGATGGCTTTCCTACTGTAACACCCATTATAACAACCCAACATGGGGAGCTGCTACTGATGCTAAGGATAGGATCAGCTTATGGCCATTGAAACCCGTAGCAAGCATGAAATTATAATAGTAAACTCTAGCGGGCTCACTTTACATAACTAAATATTTCCATGATTGGCAATTATTCAATTATACTTGCGTACATTGTAATGACGACCATTTAAAACATTTTTCATACATAAACCTGTGTTATTTACTACACAAGTCAACATTAACATAAACAATGGTGATTATCCATTCACAAGTTCAATCATAGAATTACTATCATAGCATGATATCATTTATCTCACAAAGACCCAAACTCAACAATTACATCTATAGGCATATCACAGTATACTATCTCCAAATTATTACATGTCCACAACTAACATTATATCAAAATCTATTACATGATATATTACTATACATTTCAAAGTTCCTTTCCAAGTGCTAAGGACTCCACTCTGCTCTATTAAAGGTCACTTGAAAGCGGTTAAGAAAGAATATAAGCGTCACGACCCAATTCCATTGGCTGAACTAACACTATGACTTGGCTACCATAAGGCCCATAACATCAGGAGTAAGCCTTATTGCTCCTAAACTTATAACTAGGCCCAAAAACGTAAaagaataatataaaataatttgtaGAGTCCAACTTAACCTAGCAACGTTGCATACCAATTAAGATAGCCTAGCTTAATTTTAACATCCACTATACAAAAATAGTTATAAATGTCACAGTGGACTtctataaatataaaagaaaataaaataaaatacaactaagcaaTGGAGAAAAATGCAAGTTAGACGTTGAATTCTTATAACGTGCGAAAAAATACTTGAATAGTACTGAGTGTTCAACTCTGTGAAtacaaatattaaatataaatataatttctataacaacCAAGATCTAATGCAGTCCTTAGATGAAATGCAACACCAATCAACAAATCACAGCATAAACAAGTCATAACAAATATTGCACGAGAAGATAATTTGAATATACTCACTGACCTGTGTGAATATATAAACAAACATGTACATATATTAGAGCTAATCCCCTAATACACCCACATAAGTTTAAACTGTGACTAGAGGAGTAAAGCTAGAACTTGGGTCTCTTAAATCCAAATTTGCTCATCAGAGCAAAGCCACCACCAAAACCTGATCCATATATCTTGGCCAAGTGGCAAAGTTATAACCACAACACATCCATAAATATACAACTTTGCCAAAGAGCATGCTACTACCGTCAAATGGCGTAtccatccatatatatatatatatatatatatatatatatatatatatatatatataactcctaaatgggaaatttcagatgatagaaaaatacagtctgaacatcctcctcttaggaTGATAAAATTTTCTCATTTAGACCAACCTGTAAATGCAGCCCCTTACAAAATTGTAAATGAATACGATTCTGTgaacataaaaaatattattctatAGAATAATTTTACAAATGCTCATTTGCATACCATAGGTAAGCAGTTACAAAAAATAGAAGAGACCCAATAGGCTACAGTTTCCCAAGTTGAAACTAAGCCAAATACAAAATTAAAAAACCCAGTCTTCAAACCATTCTAAATCTCCAAAAATAGTTAGAAGGATTTACAAAACAATAACCAATCGAAGAAATAGTCCTACAGAAAATAAGATTCATACTTAAAAAATTTCTAAGGTTGATTTTCTGAGTCAAGTAGGTAACGCCAAAGGAATCACTGCCCTAACACTCGCCTTTCACACGGCTTCAAAAAATGGGACTTACAACCCAAGCCTGTTGACACCCTGAAGAAATCCCTCCGTGAGAGTCACCTTAAGATCATAGATCAACCCTCAAAATGTTTTAAATGTGGATTGTTTTGAATTCTTCTTTCTCCCCAATATGGCCGCAAAGTCATATGTGTTTTTTGCAACAGATGGCAGAGTAGAAGGGTTTTGTATTGATTATTCTTCAAAAGATTTTAAAAGTTTTTATAAAAATTCCTTTTGTAATTGAGGATCTTTAACTTGGGTAAGGATTTCTAAAAGtaacttttgatcttttgaaagaaCATTAATTTTCAATTTGGTTTTTGTAAACAGTTCAGTTTCTGTATCAAATTTTGAACTGGATGATGAACTAgtaattatttcatcaatttgtaatccttctTCATTTTCTGTGGATCTAGAAGAACTGGATTCACCTTCAGTTTCAACAAAGAGAGCAGTTATCTTATTAATAACTTTTTCTTCCAGTTGTAACTCATGAAGTTTTCTGTTTAACTTGCAATAATGTGAAATGTGGCCTTTTTTaccacatttgtaacaagttaaaTCTTTGAACTTTATTTTGGATTGGGGACTAGTTTTACTAGTATTTTTTGAAGGTCTTTTGTAATAGGGATCTTTTTCTGATTTTGAAGAGGTTTTAtatttttgggatgatttttTGTAAGGTTTTCTACCACAACTTCCTCCACAATCTGGAGTAGGATTCTTTgttcctatttcaaattgtttgtAGAAAGATCCTAACTCTTAATGAGTTTTTTTCATTTCCCATTTCAAATGTTTTTGTACTATCAAATCCTGACAAATCTTTAACCCTTCCTTTTGAGTGAGACTAACTAGTTTATTATAGGTTAATTGATTATACGGGATTTGATTTCCAAATGCTTCCTTGATTTTATTCCTAACCTTTTCTCCTAAAAGGGTTGAaagttttgcaatgaatttttctttccaaaaagGATGATTAGAGTCTTCTCTAAGCATTATTCTAGTAAGGAAAGTGTTTTTGTAATACTGAAAATTACTTAGTTTTTTGCATCTAAGATTTGAAAGGAATTCGGCATTCTTATCCTTTAGATGAGATGGATTACCTACGAAATGTGAGGAAATTGTTATAATCAAGGTGGCCACTGCATCTGGGATTGGTTGTcctaactcatcaagaattggcataccatcttcttgagtttgtatTGATTCTAGAATTTCAGACTTTTGTAGGTtcgtgagatgataatcccaccatcctttgagcTGTCCTGAGAATCCTACAATGAGGAGCTCAGCAATAGCTCTGTCTGGGGTTCCACTTTGGGTTTTGTAAACATTTGCTGCCATGATCATCTGTtggagcaaattcaagatgttatattcagacataccatctatgttccattcatagacagtagaggcattgaatttagactgGGTTAGTATTTCAGGtctattttctatgcctaagtcTGGAGCTGTTATTGGACAGGGCGTTGCTACCTGCGgccaataaatatatatatatatatatataagctctgAATTATGCTTAAGGTGGCACAACACAAGAAATACCATAGCAAATAGGGGATGTTTCtaacataataaataaatatacatatataacCGATACATGGGCATgccaaaaaaatatataataacattaaaattataaaaaaatttaatatccaATTTATATAGATGATGATTTGATTGTTGGTGATCTGGTTGGGAAGAAGAAGTTGGCTGACTCAGATCACTTATACGTACACACAAACATCTATCAAGCGAttgactaaaaataaataaatacaacaAAAGCGACAGTAACATTCCTAGGGTTTTGCAGAAATTTAGGCAGAGTATTTATTGTCCCTCAAGCAACCTAGGAGGGGGATGAATTGGGttctaatttaaaaatttagagaagttaacaaaaatgaaattttaaggataaggaagagaaaggaaaaattgcACTAAAAAATTATGGAAGTTCAACTATCCTAAGCCTACGTCATCTTCTCAAAGCCCTTCTTGAGTTCACTCCACTATAACCAAGCTCTCTTACAATCTTGTTTCACTCAAAGAGTAATTAATCCTCTACAAATCTCAAAACAATTAATACACTCGAAAACCTTACTTTCAATCTCAAAAGACTAAAAAACTTACACTTGAAACAAGTTCTCAAAGAATTAAATGTTtggctcaagttctagagagagaaagTATGAGAAAATTGCTAGATCACAATAGAAGCTTAATGAAAGGTTGTCTGACTCTATCTAAGTCATAAACACTCCTTATTTATAGTTTAAGCAAGAAAATAATCGTTGAGGTGCATTAAATGCAAGAATAGTTGTTCAGTCACTTAAAAACCCGTTATAATGTCTTTTAAAAACCTAGGTTTAGCTACGCAAATCCTTACTTCAATTGCCAAAGTCTCCTCTGCCAAAGTATCATTTGTTACAAATGGATTTCGATTGTTTAAGTCCCCTACTTTGGCTACCAAAGTCCCTTCTGTCTTGATATTCCAAAAACTTGAAAAATGCATAACTTTTGATCTAGAAATTCATTCAATCACTTAAAAACTAGTTATAATGTCCTTTAGAAACCTAGGTTTAAC includes:
- the LOC110633875 gene encoding uncharacterized protein LOC110633875 isoform X3; amino-acid sequence: MATNIVSEFLESGFNYPNWSVCMKNYLMANDLWDIVEATTEAPNPEEAEAEFKAWRKKNAAALHAIQISCMPHILFQIKEISSARICWDTLAKMHEVKSSGDQILPQEAELPPVEVLLQLPAAVNPAGTERDVYVEFRPLRNAIERGDLNAVKEFLRDRPDAVCKKLIDNGFTALHLATSTGKLKMVEELVKLLTEEELKVTDNLGGTALLLAAATGATRIAECMIKKNSELVSIPGKDHHLPVIMACTSRHKDMARYLYSITPFEMLRPENGIYGSLLLYASIPSKMFDISLDLLQRCPHLATTSSHLGITPLIQLCGQSDLFPSSVRFVFWKRWIYSCIQVQLPVAQHTDVRISIPQDGHTQPESILVRGIKQIYDSKLTHAYALELLHWMCKHIATIDDTKLQQSGVYDAFFGAIKFGTIEVVIEMLKANPSLLTVSNPKRRGILQYAVKHRQEKIFSLIYALETRKHLLISLTDYNQNNILHTAAKLAPPDRLASISGAALQMQRELQWYKEVESIVDPSFQENVNMLLETPKDIFSNQHKQLVSDGEKWMKETATSCTVVGALIITIMFTAAFTVPGGNFQDTGFPIFLHRKSFMTFIISDAISLFASSTSVLMFLGILTSRYAEDDFLKSLPTKLIIGLSTLFISIATMMVAFCATLIIMFQGELKLVIPITLLASIPVTLFILLQFPLLVEIFVSTYGPGIFDKSMNYWY
- the LOC110633875 gene encoding uncharacterized protein LOC110633875 isoform X1, producing MATNIVSEFLESGFNYPNWSVCMKNYLMANDLWDIVEATTEAPNPEEAEAEFKAWRKKNAAALHAIQISCMPHILFQIKEISSARICWDTLAKMHEVKSSGDQILPQEAELPPVEVLLQLPAAVNPAGTERDVYVEFRPLRNAIERGDLNAVKEFLRDRPDAVCKKLIDNGFTALHLATSTGKLKMVEELVKLLTEEELKVTDNLGGTALLLAAATGATRIAECMIKKNSELVSIPGKDHHLPVIMACTSRHKDMARYLYSITPFEMLRPENGIYGSLLLYASIPSKMFDISLDLLQRCPHLATTSSHLGITPLIQLCGQSDLFPSSVRFVFWKRWIYSCIQVQLPVAQHTDVRISIPQDGHTQPESILVRGLGPLRRFGSNLLQLFGIKQIYDSKLTHAYALELLHWMCKHIATIDDTKLQQSGVYDAFFGAIKFGTIEVVIEMLKANPSLLTVSNPKRRGILQYAVKHRQEKIFSLIYALETRKHLLISLTDYNQNNILHTAAKLAPPDRLASISGAALQMQRELQWYKEVESIVDPSFQENVNMLLETPKDIFSNQHKQLVSDGEKWMKETATSCTVVGALIITIMFTAAFTVPGGNFQDTGFPIFLHRKSFMTFIISDAISLFASSTSVLMFLGILTSRYAEDDFLKSLPTKLIIGLSTLFISIATMMVAFCATLIIMFQGELKLVIPITLLASIPVTLFILLQFPLLVEIFVSTYGPGIFDKSMNYWY
- the LOC110633875 gene encoding uncharacterized protein LOC110633875 isoform X2, which produces MATNIVSEFLESGFNYPNWSVCMKNYLMANDLWDIVEATTEAPNPEEAEAEFKAWRKKNAAALHAIQISCMPHILFQIKEISSARICWDTLAKMHEVKSSGDQILPQEAELPPVEVLLQLPAAVNPGTERDVYVEFRPLRNAIERGDLNAVKEFLRDRPDAVCKKLIDNGFTALHLATSTGKLKMVEELVKLLTEEELKVTDNLGGTALLLAAATGATRIAECMIKKNSELVSIPGKDHHLPVIMACTSRHKDMARYLYSITPFEMLRPENGIYGSLLLYASIPSKMFDISLDLLQRCPHLATTSSHLGITPLIQLCGQSDLFPSSVRFVFWKRWIYSCIQVQLPVAQHTDVRISIPQDGHTQPESILVRGLGPLRRFGSNLLQLFGIKQIYDSKLTHAYALELLHWMCKHIATIDDTKLQQSGVYDAFFGAIKFGTIEVVIEMLKANPSLLTVSNPKRRGILQYAVKHRQEKIFSLIYALETRKHLLISLTDYNQNNILHTAAKLAPPDRLASISGAALQMQRELQWYKEVESIVDPSFQENVNMLLETPKDIFSNQHKQLVSDGEKWMKETATSCTVVGALIITIMFTAAFTVPGGNFQDTGFPIFLHRKSFMTFIISDAISLFASSTSVLMFLGILTSRYAEDDFLKSLPTKLIIGLSTLFISIATMMVAFCATLIIMFQGELKLVIPITLLASIPVTLFILLQFPLLVEIFVSTYGPGIFDKSMNYWY